The Gopherus evgoodei ecotype Sinaloan lineage chromosome 8, rGopEvg1_v1.p, whole genome shotgun sequence genome includes a region encoding these proteins:
- the PCSK9 gene encoding proprotein convertase subtilisin/kexin type 9 gives MDRCPRALLLLGTLALLAPGPAAEDDHDEYDELVLSFPSEEENQTEIAKHLGSAAFYRTNKDMWRLPGQYIVVLKEETHKSQTERTIHRLQARAAKHGYLTKILHIFQDLFQGFLVKMSSDVLDMALRLPHVDYIEEDSYVFAQSIPWNLGRIVPAQYKSGEYNPPNKGDLVEVYLLDTSIQSNHREIEGRVFVTDFENVPEEDGTRFHRQASKCDSHGTHMAGVVSGRDAGVAKGASIRSLRVLNCQGKGTVSGTLIGLEFIKKTLTAQPYTPLVVLLPFAGGYSRVLNAACRLMVQTGVVMIAAAGNYKEDACLYSPASEPEVITVGATDFQDQPASMGALGTNFGRCVDVFAPGDDIIGASSDCSTCFTSQSGTSQAAAHVAGIAAMILNTDSVLTVSELRQRLIHFSTKNVINEAWFPENQRLVTPNRVAGLPSRLLAGEQLYCRSVWSAQSGSTRSATGVVRCSGNEEMLSCSSFSKNGKRRGERIEVHGGRKQCVAHNAFGGHGVYAIARCCIWPKADCQIHTRSLTVDGSSTTGVGCSKENHILTGCSSHSLAGEFSDNVRPVLRMETGHHQCIGRTDVTLHTSCCHAPHIECQVKEHSPVGFQEKVTVSCDEGWTLTGCNAYSWGPGTLGAYAVDDTCVVMSALAGKGAAAIAICCRSRHLENDKHSSNYK, from the exons ATGGACCGCTGCCCCCgcgctctgctgctgctgggcacgCTGGCCCTGCTGGCCCCGGGCCCCGCTGCTGAGGATGACCACGACGAGTACGACGAGCTGGTGCTGTCCTTCCCCTCCGAGGAGGAAAACCAGACGGAGATCGCGAAGCACCTGGGCTCGGCCGCTTTCTACAGGACGAACAAG GACATGTGGAGATTACCGGGGCAGTACATAGTGGTGCTGAAGGAGGAAACTCATAAATCCCAGACAGAGAGAACCATCCACAGGCTGCAAGCTCGAGCAGCGAAGCATGGCTACCTAACCAAAATCCTTCACATCTTCCAGGATCTGTTCCAGGGATTTCTTGTTAAAATGAGCAGTGATGTGCTGGATATG GCTTTGCGGCTGCCGCATGTTGATTACATTGAAGAGGACTCCTACGTGTTTGCTCAGAGCATCCCCTGGAACCTCGGCAGGATCGTCCCCGCACAGTACAAGTCTGGCGAATATAACCCTCCCA ATAAAGGAGATCTGGTTGAGGTTTACCTGCTAGACACCAGCATCCAGAGCAACCATCGGGAGATAGAGGGCAGAGTGTTTGTGACGGACTTCGAGAATGTGCCAGAGGAGGACGGCACACGCTTTCACAGACAG GCCAGCAAGTGCGACAGCCATGGAACCCACATGGCCGGGGTGGTGAGCGGGAGAGACGCTGGCGTGGCTAAGGGAGCCAGCATTCGCAGCCTTCGGGTGCTGAATTGCCAAGGCAAAGGCACGGTCAGTGGGACCCTGATTG GCCTGGAGTTTATCAAGAAGACCCTGACTGCCCAGCCCTACACCCCCTTGGTGGTGTTGCTCCCTTTTGCTGGAGGCTACAGCCGTGTTTTGAATGCAGCTTGTCGGCTGATGGTGCAGACAGGGGTGGTCATGATTGCTGCAGCTGGCAACTACAAGGAGGATGCCTGCCTGTACTCACCTGCGTCTGAACCAGAG GTGATCACTGTTGGAGCAACCGACTTCCAGGACCAGCCTGCCTCCATGGGAGCCTTAGGAACAAACTTTGGCCGGTGTGTGGATGTCTTTGCCCCGGGTGACGATATCATAGGGGCCTCCAGCGACTGCAGCACCTGCTTCACTTCCCAGAGCGGGACGTCCCAAGCTGCTGCACACGTGGCAG GCATTGCAGCCATGATTCTGAACACTGACTCTGTGCTGACGGTCTCTGAGCTGAGGCAAAGGCTAATTCATTTCTCTACCAAGAACGTGATCAATGAGGCTTGGTTTCCTGAAAACCAGCGGCTGGTCACACCCAACAGAGTGGCAGGACTGCCTAGCAGACTCCTAGCAG GTGAGCAGCTGTATTGCCGCTCCGTGTGGTCTGCCCAGTCCGGGTCGACTCGCTCTGCGACGGGCGTCGTGCGCTGCAGTGGGAACGAGGAGATGCTCAGCTGCTCAAGCTTCTCCAAGAACGGCAAGCGACGAGGAGAGCGTATCGAG GTTCATGGAGGCAGGAAGCAGTGTGTGGCTCACAATGCATTTGGCGGCCATGGTGTCTACGCAATAGCGAGGTGTTGCATTTGGCCCAAAGCCGACTGCCAGATTCACACCCGCTCCCTGACTGTGGATGGTTCTTCGACAACTGGAGTGGGCTGCTCCAAGGAGAACCACATTTTGACAG GTTGTAGCTCCCATTCTCTTGCTGGAGAGTTTAGTGACAACGTCAGACCCGTTCTAAGGATGGAGACCGGACACCACCAATGCATAGGTAGAACAGATGTGACCTTGCATACTTCCTGCTGCCACGCCCCCCACATTGAATGCCAGGTGAAGGAACACTCACCTGTGGGCTTCCAAGAAAAG GTGACCGTGTCCTGTGATGAAGGCTGGACTCTGACAGGATGCAATGCGTATTCCTGGGGTCCCGGTACCCTTGGCGCCTATGCTGTGGATGACACTTGTGTGGTAATGAGCGCTCTCGCTGGCAAAGGGGCAGCGGCCATCGCCATTTGCTGCAGAAGCAGACATTTGGAAAACGACAAGCACTCTTCCAACTACAAGTGA